Genomic window (candidate division WOR-3 bacterium):
AATCGCAATTGAAACCGCGCACCCGGCAAAGTTTCCTGAAGAGATAAAAAGCCTCTTAGGGATTGACCCGGAACTACCCCCAAGCCTTGCCGGTCTGGACACAAAATCTGAGCACTACGAAACCGGACCTGCCGACTACAACTGGTTCAAGGAGTTCTTGCAGAAATTGCCAAGATGAAATATATCATCTTTCTTGGCGATGGCATGGCAGACTATCCGGTGCCGGAACTGGGCAACAAGACTCCTTTACAGGTAGCAAAAAAGCCAACAATTGACAGTATTGCCAAAATGGGCAGATGCGGCAGTTTTATCACCGTGCCCGAGGATATGCCGCCAGGTTCAGAGGTTGCCAATCTTACCGTCCTGGGTTATGACCCGAAAAAATACTATCAGGGTCGGGGTGTAATTGAGGCGGCAAGCCTTGGGGTTCGGCTTGAGCCAGATGATGTCGCCCTCCGCTGCAACCTCATCTGCATTCAGGAGGGCAAGATTAAAAACCACTCTGCCGGTCACATCACCACCGAAGAGGCAGCGCTTTTGATTGAAGAGGTCAACCGTCAACTGTCAAACCCAGATGTCAGATTCTACCCTGGCTTCACCTACCGCCACCTATGCGTCTTGAAAAACGGTTCACCTGAGGTTGAATGCTTTCCACCCCATGATTATGTCGGTGAAAAGGCGCTGGAACTTCTACCAAGGGCAAAAAAACCTGATGCCGAAACTACTGCCCGCATCTTGCGCGAACTCATCCTTAAATCCTGGGAGTTTCTTCCTGGTCACGCGGTAAACCTCAACCGCACCCTTCAAGGAAAGGACCCGGCAAACTCAATCTGGTTCTGGTCCCCGGGAAAAAAGCCCCAGATGCCAACTTTTAAAGAGTTATATGGACTTTCCGGTGCGGTAATATCTGCGGTTGACCTGATAAAGGGTCTTGGTGTTTATGCCGGGTTTGATGTGATTAATGTCCCGGGTGCAACCGGTTTGATTGACACCAACTATGAGGGCAAGGCTGATGCCTGTCTTGATGCGCTCAAAGACCACGACATTGTATTTCTTCATCTTGAGGCGCCTGATGAGGCCGGTCACAGCCGCGATGTAAAGCAGAAGATTCAGGCGATCGAACTTTTTGACTCCCGGCTTGTTGCCCGGGTGATGAAAGGGTTAAAAGAAGGGCAGATTGAGGCAACGGTTGCGGTTCTCTCTGACCATCCCACACCGGTTTCAAAAGGCAATCACACCCATGGACCGGTGCCGGTCGCAATCTATAACCCGCGGCTTGAGCCGGATGAGGTTGACCGTTTTGATGAACAGTCAGTTTTAAAAGGCAGGCTCGGCACCATTTTGGGCGATGGGTTCATCAAAACTCTACTTCAAAAAACCGGCTAATCTCACCATCAGGTACTTTGCTGTTATTATCATTTTATGAACGAAACCCGACCGGTTGTGCTCTTTTCCCGCTGCCTCGGTTTTGAAGCCTGCCGGTATAACGGCGAGATTATCCGCGATGAGTTTGTTGAGCGTTTAAAAGGTTTTGTTGAGCCGATTACGGTCTGCCCGGAAATGGCGATTGGCTTGGGTGTGCCCAGAGAGCCGATTCGGATTATTTATCTCGCTGACCAGCCGCGCCTGATTCAGCCTGCAACCAACCGTGATGTTACCGACCTGATGCAGGATTTTGCCCGCTCCTTTCTTGAAGGGCTCAAGGAGATTGACGGGTTTGTCTTGAAGTCCCGCTCCCCTTCCTGTGGCACCAGGGATGTCAAGTCATATAATGAGGACGGCAATCTTAGACCGGCGGTGATGCGCCGGGGCTTTTTCGGCAATGCGGTGATGACAAAATTTCCTCTTAAGCCGGTTGAGGATGAGGGCAGGCTGAAAAACTTCTTAATCCGCGAAGGTTTTCTCTCTCGGCTCTTTGCCCTTGCCCGTTTCCGCGCGTTGCGCGCAAATCCAACTATGTCCGCGCTCGTTGACTTTCATAGCCGGCACAAACTCTTGCTCCTCGCATACAATCAGGCGTTAATGCGCAAGCTGG
Coding sequences:
- a CDS encoding DUF523 and DUF1722 domain-containing protein codes for the protein MNETRPVVLFSRCLGFEACRYNGEIIRDEFVERLKGFVEPITVCPEMAIGLGVPREPIRIIYLADQPRLIQPATNRDVTDLMQDFARSFLEGLKEIDGFVLKSRSPSCGTRDVKSYNEDGNLRPAVMRRGFFGNAVMTKFPLKPVEDEGRLKNFLIREGFLSRLFALARFRALRANPTMSALVDFHSRHKLLLLAYNQALMRKLGRIVANPRKRPLKELLNEYEPLLSQALSRPPKYSSAINVLLHSLGYFSKNLSASEKAFFLDTIESYRRGKLPLSVPVSLIRSYIVRFDEPYLAKQYFFNPYPSELLDIADSGKGRDR
- a CDS encoding cofactor-independent phosphoglycerate mutase; the encoded protein is MKYIIFLGDGMADYPVPELGNKTPLQVAKKPTIDSIAKMGRCGSFITVPEDMPPGSEVANLTVLGYDPKKYYQGRGVIEAASLGVRLEPDDVALRCNLICIQEGKIKNHSAGHITTEEAALLIEEVNRQLSNPDVRFYPGFTYRHLCVLKNGSPEVECFPPHDYVGEKALELLPRAKKPDAETTARILRELILKSWEFLPGHAVNLNRTLQGKDPANSIWFWSPGKKPQMPTFKELYGLSGAVISAVDLIKGLGVYAGFDVINVPGATGLIDTNYEGKADACLDALKDHDIVFLHLEAPDEAGHSRDVKQKIQAIELFDSRLVARVMKGLKEGQIEATVAVLSDHPTPVSKGNHTHGPVPVAIYNPRLEPDEVDRFDEQSVLKGRLGTILGDGFIKTLLQKTG